The Microbacterium sp. SORGH_AS_0862 genome has a segment encoding these proteins:
- a CDS encoding UDP-N-acetylmuramate dehydrogenase: MTAVEPLPLAQLTTLATGAAPARMREARSRDELIAALREVWADGDDWFVLGGGSNLLVGDEPFDGTVVRVLTRGIERLPSPREGFARLRVQAGHDWDALVADTVTAGLAGIEAMSGIPGTVGAAPVQNVGAYGQDISQTLVEVELIDESTGEVSTVPATELNLGFRTSVLKHHYGSVAARRAVILSVTLELQQVGHGAAPVRGEQLRRALGLEADAVVSLAEVRDTVLATRRSKGMVLDADDADTRSAGSFFQNAVVSQEFARTLPAECPRWPLEPEIEPVRVIPLDQFDGYVPPAPVRSIDVKVSAAWLIEHAGIGKGFRIGRSRAAVSSKHALALTNRGGATAGEVAELARFIQQRVQQEFGLILQPEPVLVGVEL, encoded by the coding sequence ATGACCGCCGTAGAACCGCTGCCGCTCGCGCAGCTGACCACGCTGGCCACGGGTGCCGCCCCTGCGCGGATGCGCGAGGCGCGGTCTCGCGACGAGCTGATCGCCGCGCTGCGCGAGGTCTGGGCCGACGGCGACGACTGGTTCGTGCTCGGCGGCGGGTCGAACCTCCTGGTCGGCGACGAGCCGTTCGACGGCACCGTGGTGCGTGTGCTGACCCGGGGCATCGAGCGGCTGCCCTCGCCCCGCGAGGGCTTCGCGCGTCTGCGCGTGCAGGCCGGACACGACTGGGACGCGCTGGTCGCCGACACCGTGACGGCGGGGCTCGCCGGCATCGAGGCGATGAGCGGCATCCCCGGCACCGTGGGCGCGGCGCCCGTGCAGAACGTCGGGGCGTACGGGCAGGACATCTCGCAGACGCTGGTCGAGGTGGAGCTCATCGACGAGTCCACCGGCGAGGTGTCGACGGTACCTGCCACCGAACTGAACCTCGGCTTCCGCACCTCGGTGCTCAAGCACCACTACGGATCCGTCGCCGCCCGTCGGGCCGTGATCCTCTCGGTCACCCTGGAACTGCAGCAGGTGGGCCACGGAGCGGCGCCCGTGCGCGGCGAGCAGCTGCGTCGGGCGCTGGGTCTCGAGGCGGATGCGGTCGTCTCGCTCGCCGAGGTGCGCGACACCGTGCTCGCCACCCGCCGCAGCAAGGGCATGGTGCTCGATGCGGATGACGCCGACACGCGCTCCGCGGGCTCGTTCTTCCAGAACGCCGTGGTGTCGCAGGAGTTCGCGCGCACCCTCCCGGCGGAGTGCCCGAGGTGGCCGCTCGAGCCTGAGATCGAGCCCGTGCGCGTCATCCCGCTCGACCAGTTCGACGGGTACGTCCCCCCGGCTCCCGTGCGCTCGATCGACGTGAAGGTCAGCGCCGCGTGGCTCATCGAGCACGCGGGGATCGGCAAGGGCTTCCGCATCGGCCGCTCGCGCGCCGCGGTGTCGAGCAAGCACGCGCTCGCGCTGACGAACCGCGGCGGGGCGACGGCGGGCGAGGTCGCCGAGCTCGCGCGCTTCATCCAGCAGCGGGTGCAGCAGGAGTTCGGCCTGATCCTCCAGCCCGAGCCCGTGCTCGTCGGCGTCGAGCTCTAG
- a CDS encoding MFS transporter has translation MTSTTPTLPLRTLISDDQTLRRLLTITLVDTLGRGAFFTLTTLYLTLIVGVPALSVGIGLTIAGAVGVVSSLVFGHLADGFSARRMLLWLHVLQGAALMGYVLVHDLATLVIAASLVTLAQQGNGSVRSAVVGRAFLGEDRVRIRAMMRTVTNVGIGVGTAVAAIPLALGTAFAFQITMSIAGALFLVSAVLVAGLSAERVDVGRTSRGETDADAATQKGPSPYRDARFLWLTGLMGVFGIQFGLFEVGVPLWVVAHTIAPDVLVSPLLLVNTIVVVLLQVRMSRGTGTFAGAGRAMRNAGVLMVLACALWAGAGWVGGDGWGPIALAGVILLAAVLVHSLAEITSSAAGWSLSFDLAPQERMGSYQGVYGTGYALGAMIAPAVVTMAAINLGTVGWAILAVMFGAAAAGVVIIARRAARDDAAAIG, from the coding sequence GTGACGAGCACCACCCCCACCCTTCCCCTGCGCACCCTCATCTCCGACGACCAGACGCTGCGACGCCTGCTCACGATCACGCTCGTCGATACCCTCGGCCGGGGCGCCTTCTTCACGCTCACGACCCTCTACCTGACCCTCATCGTCGGAGTTCCCGCCCTGTCCGTGGGCATCGGCCTGACCATCGCCGGCGCCGTCGGCGTCGTGAGCTCGCTCGTCTTCGGGCACCTGGCCGACGGTTTCAGCGCCCGCCGGATGCTGCTCTGGCTGCACGTGCTCCAGGGTGCAGCCCTCATGGGCTATGTCCTGGTGCACGATCTGGCGACCCTCGTGATCGCCGCGTCTCTCGTGACGCTCGCACAGCAGGGCAACGGAAGCGTGCGCTCCGCCGTCGTGGGCCGCGCGTTCCTCGGCGAGGACCGTGTCCGCATCCGCGCGATGATGCGCACCGTCACCAACGTCGGCATCGGCGTCGGGACCGCCGTCGCCGCGATCCCCCTGGCGCTGGGCACGGCCTTCGCCTTCCAGATCACGATGTCGATCGCGGGCGCCCTGTTCCTCGTGTCCGCGGTGCTGGTCGCGGGTCTGTCCGCCGAGCGGGTCGACGTAGGGCGCACGTCGCGCGGCGAGACGGATGCGGACGCCGCGACGCAGAAGGGCCCGAGCCCCTACCGCGATGCGCGCTTCCTGTGGTTGACGGGACTCATGGGCGTCTTCGGCATCCAGTTCGGGCTGTTCGAGGTCGGCGTGCCGCTGTGGGTCGTCGCGCACACGATCGCCCCCGACGTGCTCGTGAGCCCGCTCCTGCTCGTGAACACGATCGTCGTCGTGCTGCTGCAGGTGCGCATGAGCCGTGGCACCGGCACCTTCGCGGGGGCCGGGCGGGCCATGCGCAACGCGGGCGTCCTGATGGTTCTCGCCTGCGCACTGTGGGCGGGGGCCGGCTGGGTCGGCGGCGACGGGTGGGGGCCGATCGCGCTCGCCGGCGTGATCCTCCTCGCGGCTGTTCTCGTGCACTCGCTCGCCGAGATCACCTCGAGCGCCGCCGGCTGGAGCCTGAGCTTCGACCTGGCCCCACAGGAGCGGATGGGCAGCTACCAGGGCGTCTACGGCACCGGCTACGCGCTCGGGGCGATGATCGCGCCCGCCGTCGTGACGATGGCGGCGATCAATCTCGGCACGGTCGGATGGGCGATCCTGGCGGTGATGTTCGGCGCGGCCGCCGCGGGCGTCGTGATCATCGCGCGCCGCGCCGCGCGCGATGATGCCGCCGCGATCGGCTAG